One window from the genome of Echinicola vietnamensis DSM 17526 encodes:
- a CDS encoding 6-bladed beta-propeller, whose translation MIFTQHFPFLATLMAFFIFSCTKKQAKTEEDGLQNIVINTNEVKDTVDISNRIKNVTISRLEETEGNHLGMVGKILIGPDHYIVIDRHETNQAFLYDKKGNFIKNLIPLGNGPLEINQLNDCWINHTGTLEVYDYSLKKVVVYNEQFEPDSTFKTSPSIIFSNISPLKNGGYLAYNEYSGYNGPFEGKNYKVGFLNGKFNLQAIALPYPEGLNEALITSPLNPFWKVKDSIRFYQNYNPYIYDVLPNQQLAKRFKLDYQPNPLPDNYEEEIFLPNVKLISDISIPFQDKAKVYEGYAGFSGAWNESQDIIMFSSFDEKHKRFISLYDKRKKESIVSAHSLVETERFKIALLPYLAFDAGKKAFIGVLQGWILEEYLLLEGSPFKPQIGTDKESNFLIEVVFK comes from the coding sequence ATGATTTTTACACAACACTTTCCATTTTTGGCTACCCTCATGGCCTTCTTCATATTTTCATGCACAAAAAAACAAGCGAAAACTGAAGAAGACGGGCTACAAAATATTGTCATCAACACAAATGAGGTAAAAGACACCGTAGACATTTCCAATAGGATCAAAAACGTCACCATATCCCGACTCGAAGAAACCGAGGGAAACCATTTGGGTATGGTGGGAAAGATACTGATCGGGCCTGACCACTATATCGTTATAGACAGACATGAAACCAATCAAGCTTTTCTTTATGACAAAAAAGGCAATTTTATCAAAAACCTTATCCCTCTTGGCAATGGGCCCTTGGAAATAAATCAGCTAAACGATTGCTGGATCAATCATACGGGAACGCTAGAGGTTTATGATTACTCCCTTAAAAAAGTGGTGGTTTATAATGAGCAATTTGAACCTGACAGCACCTTTAAAACTTCTCCATCAATCATCTTTTCTAACATCTCCCCACTAAAGAACGGCGGCTATCTGGCCTACAATGAATATAGCGGATACAACGGCCCCTTCGAAGGAAAAAACTATAAGGTAGGATTTTTAAACGGCAAATTTAACCTGCAAGCCATCGCACTTCCTTATCCTGAAGGATTAAATGAAGCCCTGATTACAAGTCCGCTGAATCCGTTTTGGAAAGTAAAAGACAGCATCCGGTTTTACCAAAACTATAACCCCTATATCTACGATGTTCTGCCCAATCAACAACTTGCCAAACGGTTTAAATTAGATTATCAGCCAAATCCACTCCCCGATAATTACGAGGAAGAAATTTTCCTTCCAAACGTCAAGCTCATCTCTGACATCAGTATTCCTTTCCAAGATAAAGCCAAGGTTTATGAAGGGTATGCTGGATTTAGTGGAGCATGGAACGAATCACAGGATATTATCATGTTTTCATCTTTCGATGAGAAGCATAAGCGATTCATATCGCTGTACGATAAAAGAAAAAAAGAATCAATTGTCTCAGCCCATTCACTAGTAGAAACAGAGCGGTTCAAGATAGCGTTACTACCCTATCTGGCGTTTGATGCCGGAAAAAAAGCCTTTATTGGCGTATTGCAAGGTTGGATTCTGGAAGAATACCTGTTATTAGAAGGAAGTCCATTTAAGCCGCAAATCGGCACTGATAAAGAAAGTAATTTTCTCATCGAAGTGGTTTTCAAGTAA
- a CDS encoding HlyD family secretion protein, producing the protein MKTIFPASIINQTTEHYQSKISVRSKVIYLSVLLVLTGILVSLPFIYVDVSVSARGRFQTSLGRNEIHSPVSGRVSSISIVENESVGKGQVLAEIKSDQVDLEIDGVDSRKALVQNFIGDLRKMMKLSPNRIDEFVGRTLTTKYYQAAFFEYVSGVQQLQTVLEKEKRDLKRAKVLFDSKAISAVEYDEYRSKFEQSLANLDIYHSKKISSWEQELRDYQNEWDKLSNNKKRLRDQLHQYKIMAGVSGTIINFENIKTGDFVFANQKIAEISPDSTLKAVAFLDPADIAFVQPGQRVNLQVDAYNYNQWGLLEGTVEEISKDINMISENQVAFRVVCSLAEEALYLKNGVKGNVKRGMTFNGRFLVARRSLYQLLYDKVDNWLNPAM; encoded by the coding sequence ATGAAAACGATTTTTCCAGCCAGTATCATCAATCAAACCACCGAACATTATCAAAGCAAGATTTCTGTTCGGTCAAAGGTCATTTACCTGAGCGTACTGCTAGTTTTGACCGGGATCTTGGTAAGTCTTCCTTTTATTTATGTGGATGTATCGGTCAGCGCCCGAGGTAGATTCCAGACATCCTTGGGGAGAAATGAAATCCATTCCCCAGTTTCTGGCCGGGTTTCATCGATAAGCATTGTCGAAAATGAATCTGTCGGAAAGGGGCAGGTATTGGCAGAGATCAAGTCAGATCAAGTAGACTTGGAGATTGACGGGGTGGATAGCCGAAAGGCCTTGGTGCAGAATTTTATTGGAGATCTAAGGAAAATGATGAAACTGAGTCCTAACCGCATCGATGAATTTGTGGGGCGGACGTTGACCACCAAATATTACCAAGCGGCTTTCTTTGAGTATGTGTCGGGTGTCCAGCAGCTTCAGACGGTTTTGGAAAAGGAGAAGCGTGACCTCAAGCGTGCCAAGGTACTTTTTGATAGTAAGGCGATTTCCGCGGTGGAGTATGACGAGTACCGATCGAAGTTTGAGCAGTCTTTGGCGAACTTGGATATTTATCACAGTAAGAAGATTTCTTCTTGGGAGCAAGAGTTACGCGATTATCAAAATGAATGGGATAAGCTTTCCAATAATAAAAAGCGATTGCGTGACCAGCTGCACCAATATAAAATCATGGCGGGTGTTTCGGGGACGATCATCAATTTCGAGAATATCAAGACTGGGGATTTTGTCTTTGCCAACCAGAAAATAGCGGAGATCTCTCCCGACAGTACCCTGAAGGCGGTAGCCTTTTTAGATCCGGCCGATATAGCCTTTGTCCAGCCCGGGCAGCGTGTCAATCTTCAGGTGGATGCCTATAACTATAACCAGTGGGGACTGCTTGAAGGCACGGTAGAGGAAATTTCAAAGGATATCAATATGATCAGCGAAAACCAAGTGGCCTTTCGTGTGGTTTGTAGCCTTGCCGAAGAAGCGCTTTACCTGAAAAATGGGGTCAAGGGAAATGTGAAAAGAGGGATGACCTTTAACGGCCGTTTCCTGGTGGCAAGACGTTCTTTGTACCAGCTATTGTATGATAAAGTAGACAACTGGCTTAATCCTGCCATGTAA
- the rpmA gene encoding 50S ribosomal protein L27 codes for MAHKKGVGSSKNGRESHSKRLGVKKFGGESVIAGNIIVRQRGTKHHAGLNVKVGKDHTLFAVADGKVEFKRKHDGRSYVSVVPAEA; via the coding sequence ATGGCTCACAAGAAAGGTGTCGGTAGTTCTAAAAACGGTAGAGAATCCCACAGTAAACGACTTGGTGTTAAAAAGTTTGGTGGTGAATCTGTGATTGCCGGTAATATTATCGTAAGACAAAGAGGAACCAAGCATCATGCAGGCCTGAATGTAAAGGTTGGAAAAGACCATACATTGTTTGCCGTAGCTGATGGGAAAGTAGAATTCAAGAGAAAGCACGATGGTAGATCCTACGTAAGCGTAGTACCTGCTGAAGCGTAA
- a CDS encoding glycerol-3-phosphate dehydrogenase/oxidase, translating into MNRAHNLRPLAKNQLWDIVIIGGGASGLGVALDALSRGLSVALFERADFAKGTSSRSTKLVHGGVRYLAQGDILLVWEALRERGRILKNAPHLAHAQPFIIPIYSHATKYYYTVGLKFYDWMSGWLSLGDSSFISKKETIKRLPEIKTEGLLGGVVYHDGAFDDARLAIAVAQTCDDMGGCILNYMKVTSLTKDGAGIITGVKVRDAIHKKSYDVKAKMVVNATGVFADKILQMDQKGAPRMIQPSQGVHLVLPQHFLGGQDALMIPKTSDGRVLFAVPWQGKLVVGTTDTIRAKTKMEPEALSREINFILANAGQYLSKKPTRKDVLTVYAGLRPLAAPKGESVKTKEISRNHKVIISDSGLTTLTGGKWTTFRKMGEDTVDHFPRVTGEEIKESHSWEIKLHGHGDPTLDDKHWKIYGTDAVKILQLIKENPPYAKLLHPQYPYVAGEVIWAIREEMAMHIEDFLARRIRILLLDAAAAIAMAPLVASLMAAELKKDKNWIDNEVSAFTKIAEKYLIKP; encoded by the coding sequence ATGAACAGAGCCCATAACCTCCGCCCTTTAGCAAAAAATCAACTTTGGGATATTGTCATTATTGGTGGGGGCGCTTCCGGGTTGGGAGTGGCGCTGGATGCACTATCAAGAGGGTTGAGCGTAGCACTTTTTGAAAGAGCTGATTTTGCAAAAGGCACTTCCAGTAGAAGCACTAAATTGGTGCATGGTGGCGTCAGGTACCTGGCACAAGGCGATATTTTGCTGGTATGGGAAGCCCTTCGGGAGCGGGGAAGGATCTTAAAAAACGCTCCGCACTTGGCCCATGCCCAGCCCTTCATCATTCCCATTTACAGTCATGCCACCAAGTACTACTACACCGTTGGCCTGAAGTTTTATGATTGGATGTCCGGCTGGCTCAGCTTAGGAGACTCCAGCTTTATTTCAAAGAAAGAAACCATAAAGCGGTTACCAGAAATAAAAACAGAAGGATTACTAGGTGGTGTCGTGTATCACGATGGAGCGTTCGATGACGCCCGCCTGGCCATTGCGGTAGCTCAAACGTGTGATGACATGGGCGGATGCATCCTCAATTACATGAAAGTAACCAGCCTTACCAAAGACGGTGCGGGCATCATAACCGGTGTCAAAGTAAGGGATGCCATCCATAAAAAGAGCTATGATGTGAAAGCGAAAATGGTGGTAAATGCCACGGGGGTTTTTGCGGATAAGATTTTACAGATGGATCAGAAAGGAGCCCCCAGAATGATTCAGCCCAGCCAAGGAGTACACTTGGTATTGCCGCAGCATTTCCTTGGCGGCCAAGACGCCCTGATGATCCCCAAAACCTCCGATGGCAGGGTGTTATTTGCTGTCCCATGGCAAGGAAAACTTGTCGTGGGCACGACCGATACCATTCGCGCCAAGACCAAAATGGAACCGGAAGCCCTTTCCCGTGAAATCAATTTCATCTTAGCCAATGCAGGACAATACTTGAGCAAAAAACCAACGAGAAAAGACGTCCTGACCGTTTACGCAGGATTGCGCCCCCTTGCCGCGCCAAAGGGAGAAAGTGTAAAGACGAAAGAAATATCTAGAAACCACAAAGTCATCATTTCCGATTCCGGCCTGACCACCCTCACGGGAGGAAAGTGGACCACATTCCGCAAAATGGGAGAAGACACGGTGGACCATTTCCCACGAGTCACCGGGGAGGAAATAAAAGAAAGTCATTCTTGGGAGATCAAACTTCACGGCCATGGTGACCCTACATTAGATGACAAACACTGGAAAATTTATGGAACGGATGCTGTGAAAATTCTCCAACTCATCAAAGAGAATCCGCCATACGCCAAACTGCTCCATCCCCAATATCCCTATGTAGCCGGAGAGGTGATTTGGGCTATCAGGGAAGAAATGGCCATGCATATAGAAGATTTCCTTGCGAGAAGAATCCGTATCCTCCTGCTGGATGCTGCGGCTGCCATAGCCATGGCTCCCTTGGTGGCCTCACTCATGGCCGCAGAGCTCAAAAAGGATAAAAACTGGATAGATAACGAAGTCAGTGCATTTACCAAAATCGCTGAAAAATATTTGATCAAACCATAA
- the glpK gene encoding glycerol kinase GlpK, which translates to MTQNKQFIMALDQGTTSSRAILFDQSGQSIAIAQKDFKQHFPKAGWVEHDAKEIWTSQAAVILEAIAQAEIEPGQVAGIGITNQRETTILWDRKSGKPLYRAIVWQDRRTSAYCNRLKREGYRDMINQKTGLIIDAYFSATKIKWILDNVEGVREKAEKGEVCFGTVDSWLVWKLTNGQQHLTDITNASRTMLFNIHDKQWDEELLELFDIPKSILPEVRSSSEVYCTTAGDIFSAKIPIGGIAGDQQAALFGQRCTQPGMVKTTYGTGCFMVMNTGEKPVQSSNQLLTTIAWEVAGKVHYALEGSVFIGGAAIQWLRDGLAIFEEAEQSESLATSVEDNGGVYFVPALTGLGAPYWDQDARGAFFGITRGTTQAHFARAALEAIAFQVFDVLAAMEKDAGAKTKEMRVDGGASANNFLMQFQADLLRSEVKRPQITETTALGAAFLAGLAVGYWKDQTELQQLWKEEASFPPKSDRNVTDELLHFWHKAVQRSKDWVEE; encoded by the coding sequence ATGACCCAAAATAAACAATTCATCATGGCGCTGGACCAAGGCACTACCAGCTCTAGGGCCATACTTTTTGACCAAAGCGGCCAATCCATTGCCATTGCCCAAAAAGATTTTAAACAACATTTTCCGAAAGCAGGCTGGGTGGAGCATGATGCCAAGGAAATCTGGACTTCCCAAGCAGCTGTCATTCTGGAAGCCATTGCACAAGCTGAAATCGAGCCCGGCCAAGTAGCGGGCATTGGTATCACCAACCAACGGGAAACGACCATTCTCTGGGACCGAAAATCAGGAAAGCCGCTGTACCGTGCCATCGTCTGGCAGGATCGACGTACTTCCGCTTATTGTAATCGACTCAAGCGGGAAGGATATCGTGACATGATCAATCAAAAAACCGGTTTGATCATTGACGCCTACTTTTCGGCTACGAAAATCAAATGGATACTGGACAATGTAGAAGGCGTGAGGGAAAAGGCCGAAAAAGGAGAGGTTTGTTTTGGGACAGTGGACAGCTGGCTGGTATGGAAGCTCACCAATGGCCAACAACACCTCACAGACATCACCAATGCCAGTCGTACCATGCTGTTTAACATCCATGATAAACAATGGGACGAAGAGCTATTGGAGCTATTTGACATTCCCAAGTCCATTTTACCGGAAGTACGGTCCAGTAGCGAAGTATACTGCACCACGGCAGGAGATATTTTTTCTGCAAAAATACCCATTGGCGGCATCGCCGGAGATCAGCAGGCCGCCCTCTTCGGCCAACGCTGTACCCAGCCCGGAATGGTCAAAACCACATACGGTACCGGCTGCTTTATGGTCATGAACACAGGTGAAAAACCCGTACAGTCCAGCAATCAATTGCTAACGACCATCGCTTGGGAAGTAGCGGGAAAGGTCCATTATGCCTTGGAGGGGAGTGTCTTTATCGGTGGTGCTGCTATCCAATGGCTCCGCGATGGACTCGCCATCTTTGAAGAAGCTGAGCAAAGTGAATCGCTGGCCACCAGTGTAGAAGACAATGGAGGCGTCTATTTTGTACCAGCCCTCACCGGCTTAGGAGCACCCTACTGGGATCAGGATGCACGAGGGGCGTTTTTCGGCATCACCAGAGGCACTACTCAAGCCCATTTCGCCCGCGCAGCTTTGGAAGCCATTGCTTTTCAGGTCTTCGATGTCTTGGCTGCCATGGAAAAAGATGCTGGTGCCAAGACCAAAGAAATGCGCGTGGACGGAGGAGCATCTGCCAATAATTTCCTGATGCAATTTCAAGCCGACTTGCTCAGAAGTGAAGTCAAACGCCCACAGATCACGGAAACAACCGCTTTGGGGGCTGCATTTTTAGCCGGTCTGGCCGTGGGCTACTGGAAAGACCAAACGGAACTGCAGCAGTTATGGAAAGAAGAGGCATCATTTCCCCCAAAATCTGATCGAAATGTTACCGATGAGCTGCTTCACTTTTGGCACAAAGCTGTCCAAAGGAGTAAAGACTGGGTGGAAGAATGA
- a CDS encoding ribonucleotide-diphosphate reductase subunit beta, with the protein MQKTEPILEQGDNSRFVLFPIQHDDIWEFYKKAEASFWTAEEIDLGQDMKDWKNLSDDERHFISHVLAFFAASDGIVNENLAEHFVAEVQYTEAKFFYGFQIAMENIHSETYSLLIDTYIKEPKERDRLFNAIEHLDCVKKKADWALRWIDEGDFQERLIAFAAVEGIFFSGSFCSIFWLKKRGLMPGLTFSNELISRDEGLHCDFACHLYTQHIVNPLPKETVSKIIQDAVAIEKEFVTDALPVRLIGMNADLMCQYIEFVADRLLLELGCEKVWNSTNPFDFMDMISLQGKTNFFEKRVGDYQKAGVMKGKDASDSAKFSVEEDF; encoded by the coding sequence ATGCAAAAAACCGAACCCATATTAGAACAAGGAGATAACAGTAGATTTGTATTGTTTCCCATCCAGCATGATGACATTTGGGAATTTTACAAAAAGGCAGAGGCGAGTTTTTGGACCGCAGAAGAGATCGATCTGGGCCAGGATATGAAAGACTGGAAAAACTTAAGCGATGATGAACGTCACTTCATTTCCCATGTTTTAGCGTTTTTTGCAGCCAGTGACGGGATTGTAAACGAAAACTTGGCAGAACATTTCGTGGCAGAGGTTCAATACACTGAAGCAAAGTTCTTCTACGGCTTTCAGATTGCCATGGAAAATATCCATTCAGAAACCTACAGTCTGCTGATCGACACCTATATCAAAGAACCAAAGGAAAGAGATCGGCTGTTCAATGCTATCGAGCACTTGGATTGTGTAAAGAAAAAAGCAGACTGGGCGTTGCGCTGGATTGATGAAGGAGATTTCCAAGAAAGGCTCATTGCTTTTGCCGCTGTGGAAGGCATCTTCTTCTCCGGATCTTTCTGCTCTATCTTTTGGTTGAAAAAGCGTGGTTTGATGCCTGGGCTTACGTTCTCAAACGAACTTATCTCCAGGGATGAAGGCCTGCACTGTGACTTTGCATGTCACTTGTACACACAACACATCGTCAATCCACTACCAAAGGAAACTGTTTCAAAAATCATCCAAGATGCAGTAGCCATCGAAAAGGAATTTGTTACGGATGCCCTTCCTGTAAGGCTCATCGGGATGAATGCCGATTTGATGTGTCAATATATTGAATTTGTGGCCGACAGGCTATTATTGGAATTGGGCTGTGAAAAAGTATGGAACAGCACCAATCCGTTTGATTTTATGGACATGATCTCTCTTCAGGGCAAGACCAACTTCTTCGAGAAGCGGGTTGGCGATTATCAAAAAGCTGGGGTCATGAAAGGCAAAGATGCTTCTGATTCCGCTAAGTTTTCTGTAGAAGAGGACTTTTAA
- a CDS encoding MIP/aquaporin family protein, with product MNIYIAEFIGTGLLLLMGAGVVANVVLKQTKGNNSGWIVITTAWALGVFIGVVVAGPYSGAHLNPAVSVGLAVAGLFEWSLVPGYVLAQILGAGAGSSLAWLIYKDHFDLTDDPNLKFAPFATAPAIRNLSSNFLSEVVGTFVLILVILYSTGANLEDPNNTPIGLGALGALPVALLVWVIGLALGGTTGYAINPARDLGPRLAHQFLPIKGKGSSDWAYSWVPIVGPLMGASLAAATFLILGS from the coding sequence ATGAACATATACATTGCTGAATTCATAGGTACAGGCCTACTCCTACTCATGGGGGCTGGTGTCGTCGCCAATGTCGTCCTGAAACAAACCAAGGGAAACAATAGCGGTTGGATCGTCATTACTACGGCTTGGGCACTCGGAGTGTTTATCGGGGTGGTGGTCGCTGGCCCTTACAGTGGTGCGCACCTTAATCCTGCTGTCAGTGTTGGTTTGGCTGTAGCAGGATTATTTGAATGGTCATTGGTACCGGGTTATGTGCTCGCACAAATCTTAGGGGCCGGTGCTGGATCATCTTTGGCTTGGCTGATATACAAGGATCATTTCGACCTTACGGATGACCCCAACCTGAAATTCGCACCATTCGCAACAGCTCCAGCCATTCGAAACCTCTCCTCAAACTTCCTTTCGGAAGTGGTTGGCACCTTTGTCTTGATATTGGTAATTCTTTATTCCACCGGTGCCAACCTGGAGGATCCAAACAATACCCCTATTGGTTTGGGTGCCTTGGGTGCATTACCTGTGGCGTTACTGGTATGGGTGATTGGATTGGCATTAGGGGGGACCACTGGCTATGCCATCAACCCTGCACGGGACCTTGGTCCACGGCTTGCCCATCAATTTTTACCCATAAAGGGCAAGGGAAGCAGTGACTGGGCATACAGCTGGGTGCCGATAGTAGGCCCTCTCATGGGAGCCTCATTGGCTGCCGCCACATTTCTTATTTTAGGATCCTAA
- the rplU gene encoding 50S ribosomal protein L21 has product MYAIVNIAGKQFKVTKDQYVYAPKMQGDIDASVEFDEVLLADDNGTVSVGAPVLEGAKVTGKILDHVKGDKVIVFKKKRRKGYKKKNGHRQEFTKLLIENIAL; this is encoded by the coding sequence ATGTACGCAATAGTTAACATAGCTGGAAAGCAGTTCAAAGTAACTAAAGATCAATATGTCTATGCACCGAAGATGCAAGGCGATATTGACGCTTCCGTTGAGTTCGATGAGGTATTGTTGGCAGATGACAACGGTACGGTATCGGTAGGCGCTCCTGTATTGGAAGGCGCTAAAGTGACAGGAAAAATTCTTGATCACGTAAAAGGTGACAAAGTAATCGTCTTCAAAAAGAAGAGAAGAAAAGGTTACAAGAAGAAAAACGGTCACAGACAAGAGTTTACTAAATTACTTATTGAAAACATTGCACTATAA
- a CDS encoding ribonucleoside-diphosphate reductase subunit alpha yields the protein MLVIKRDGRRESVRFDKITTRIENLCDGLDSRYIQPIEVAKKVIDGLYDGVTTSELDNLAAEVCASMTVKHPDYAILAARIAISNLHKTTSQSFSNTMKRLYTYVNPKTGDNAALIAPDVYGIVKKHAARLDEIIDYSRDFNYDFFGFKTLERSYLIKLDDKVVERPQHMLMRVAIGIHKEDLDAAIETYHLLSEKWFTHATPTLFNAGTPKPQLSSCFLLTMKEDSIDGIYDTLKQCAKISQSAGGIGLSIHDVRAKGSYIRGTNGVSNGIVPMLRNFDMTARYVDQGGGKRKGSFAIYLEPWHADIKDFLELKKNHGKEELRARDLFYALWISDLFMKRVEANEEWSLFCPNEAPGLSECHGEEFEKLYEKYEKEGRARETVKAQELWFEVLESQIETGTPYMLYKDAANGKSNQKNLGTIKSSNLCTEIMEYTSPDEVAVCNLASIALPKFIKTDSQGKKSFDHQKLYEITKVVTKNLNRVIDINYYPVKEAEKSNFRHRPIGIGVQGLADAFIMLRMPFDSAEAAGLNEDIFETIYYAAMETSMELAKVHGTYETYEGSPVSQGQFQFDLWGVTPKSGRWNWADLKERVAKFGVRNSLLVAPMPTASTSQILGNNECFEPYTSNIYTRRTLSGEFIVVNKHLMKDLIRLGLWNDSMKNRLIAANGSVQDMPEVPQNIKDLYKTVWEISQKVVINMAADRGAYICQSQSMNVFMQEPNFGKLTSMHFYAWKKGLKTGMYYLRSKAATSAIQFTVDKESLKNSQQATAATEEPNKANSQDAIACSLDNPDDCEMCGS from the coding sequence ATGTTAGTAATAAAAAGAGATGGCAGAAGAGAATCGGTAAGATTCGATAAGATTACCACCCGGATAGAAAACCTCTGCGATGGGCTGGATTCCCGTTACATCCAACCCATTGAAGTGGCCAAAAAGGTGATCGACGGCCTATATGACGGTGTCACCACTTCAGAGCTGGATAACCTGGCAGCAGAAGTCTGTGCGTCCATGACCGTAAAACACCCGGATTATGCGATTCTTGCTGCACGGATCGCCATATCCAACCTGCACAAGACGACAAGCCAGTCTTTTTCAAACACCATGAAAAGACTCTACACCTATGTCAATCCAAAAACTGGAGACAATGCCGCCCTCATCGCGCCAGACGTATACGGTATCGTTAAAAAACATGCCGCTCGTCTTGATGAGATCATTGACTACAGCCGGGATTTTAACTACGACTTCTTTGGGTTCAAAACCTTGGAGCGAAGTTACCTTATAAAGCTAGACGACAAGGTAGTAGAACGTCCTCAGCACATGCTAATGCGGGTGGCCATCGGAATCCATAAGGAAGACTTGGATGCAGCCATCGAAACCTATCACCTACTTTCCGAAAAATGGTTTACGCATGCTACGCCAACGCTGTTCAATGCAGGTACACCAAAGCCACAGCTTTCTTCCTGCTTTTTGCTTACGATGAAAGAAGACAGCATTGACGGCATTTACGATACCTTAAAGCAATGCGCCAAAATCTCCCAATCAGCCGGAGGAATTGGCTTGTCCATTCATGATGTGAGGGCAAAGGGCTCCTATATCCGAGGCACAAATGGTGTTTCCAATGGCATCGTTCCCATGTTGAGAAACTTTGACATGACGGCTCGTTATGTGGACCAAGGAGGCGGAAAGCGAAAAGGAAGCTTTGCCATTTACTTGGAGCCTTGGCATGCCGATATTAAGGATTTCCTTGAGCTTAAGAAAAATCACGGAAAGGAAGAACTACGGGCTCGAGACCTTTTCTATGCGCTTTGGATTTCTGATCTGTTTATGAAAAGAGTGGAAGCCAACGAAGAATGGTCACTCTTCTGTCCAAATGAAGCGCCTGGACTTTCGGAATGTCACGGGGAAGAATTCGAGAAATTGTATGAAAAATACGAAAAAGAAGGCCGTGCACGGGAAACGGTAAAAGCACAGGAACTTTGGTTTGAAGTCTTGGAGTCTCAGATCGAAACGGGAACACCTTATATGCTGTACAAAGACGCAGCAAACGGCAAATCCAACCAAAAAAATCTCGGAACGATCAAGTCATCCAACTTGTGTACCGAGATCATGGAATACACATCTCCGGATGAGGTGGCCGTATGTAACTTGGCTTCCATCGCCTTGCCAAAATTCATCAAAACGGACAGCCAAGGCAAAAAGTCATTTGACCACCAAAAGCTCTACGAAATCACCAAAGTGGTCACCAAAAACCTCAACAGGGTTATTGACATAAACTATTACCCTGTAAAAGAGGCAGAAAAATCCAACTTCCGTCACCGACCAATCGGGATCGGGGTGCAAGGATTGGCAGATGCCTTCATTATGCTAAGAATGCCATTTGACAGTGCAGAAGCTGCTGGCCTCAATGAAGACATCTTCGAGACCATCTACTATGCTGCTATGGAAACATCCATGGAACTGGCCAAAGTCCATGGCACTTATGAAACCTATGAAGGCTCACCTGTATCCCAAGGCCAATTCCAGTTTGACCTGTGGGGAGTAACGCCTAAATCCGGCAGATGGAACTGGGCTGACCTAAAAGAAAGAGTGGCCAAATTTGGCGTGAGGAACTCCCTATTGGTGGCTCCAATGCCTACAGCCTCTACTTCTCAAATCCTTGGCAACAACGAATGTTTCGAGCCGTACACGTCAAATATTTATACCAGAAGAACCCTTTCCGGAGAATTCATTGTGGTGAACAAACACCTGATGAAAGATTTGATCAGATTGGGGCTTTGGAATGATTCCATGAAGAACAGGCTCATCGCCGCCAATGGCTCTGTACAGGATATGCCTGAAGTGCCACAAAACATCAAGGATCTCTACAAAACCGTTTGGGAAATCTCCCAAAAAGTGGTCATCAACATGGCCGCTGACCGGGGAGCATACATCTGCCAGTCCCAAAGCATGAACGTTTTCATGCAGGAGCCAAACTTTGGAAAGCTGACCTCCATGCACTTCTATGCTTGGAAAAAAGGACTAAAAACCGGTATGTACTACTTGCGTTCAAAAGCCGCAACCAGTGCCATCCAGTTTACCGTGGACAAGGAAAGCCTCAAAAACTCCCAGCAAGCTACGGCAGCGACAGAGGAGCCAAACAAAGCCAACAGTCAAGACGCGATTGCTTGCTCATTGGACAATCCGGATGATTGCGAAATGTGCGGAAGCTAA